The following coding sequences are from one Nodularia sp. LEGE 06071 window:
- a CDS encoding acyl-CoA desaturase, with amino-acid sequence MTIATSTKLQINWVNTLFFLALHIGALFAFLPSNFSWNAVGVALLLYWVTGGLGITLGFHRLVTHRSFQTPKWLEYFLVFCGTLACQGGPIEWIGTHRIHHVHSDTDPDPHDSNKGFWWSHMGWLIYHSPSHADVPRFTKDLAEDPVYQFLQKYFILIQVALGLLLMYLGGWSFVVWGVFARIVWVYHCTWLVNSATHTFGYRSYDSGDRSTNCWWVAVLVFGEGWHNNHHAYQYSARHGLEWWEIDLTWMTIQLLQVFGLATNVKLAEKKQ; translated from the coding sequence ATGACAATTGCTACTTCAACTAAACTTCAAATTAACTGGGTAAATACCCTGTTTTTCCTGGCCTTACACATCGGCGCTTTGTTTGCTTTTCTTCCCAGTAATTTTAGCTGGAATGCCGTTGGTGTCGCTTTATTGCTTTACTGGGTCACAGGTGGGCTGGGTATTACTCTGGGATTTCACCGTCTGGTGACTCACCGCAGTTTTCAAACTCCCAAATGGCTGGAATATTTCTTAGTCTTTTGCGGGACTTTGGCCTGTCAAGGCGGACCAATTGAGTGGATCGGGACACATCGCATTCATCACGTACATTCTGATACTGACCCAGATCCCCACGATTCCAATAAAGGCTTCTGGTGGAGTCATATGGGTTGGTTAATTTATCACTCTCCCTCTCACGCTGATGTTCCTCGTTTTACCAAGGATCTTGCCGAAGACCCAGTTTATCAGTTTTTACAAAAATATTTCATTTTGATTCAGGTAGCACTGGGTTTATTACTCATGTATCTGGGTGGCTGGTCTTTCGTGGTTTGGGGAGTATTCGCCCGCATTGTTTGGGTTTACCATTGCACCTGGCTGGTGAACAGCGCTACTCATACATTTGGTTATCGCAGCTATGATTCTGGCGATCGCTCTACAAACTGCTGGTGGGTCGCCGTGCTAGTATTCGGTGAAGGCTGGCATAATAACCACCATGCCTATCAATACTCAGCTCGTCACGGACTGGAATGGTGGGAAATCGATTTAACTTGGATGACAATTCAATTGCTGCAAGTATTTGGTCTGGCTACTAATGTCAAGTTGGCAGAGAAAAAGCAGTAA
- a CDS encoding fatty acid desaturase: MQSNTIAFNNPDDCEPSEDITKLPFTLQDLKAAIPAECFQPSVTKSLFYFFRDILIIGLLYAVANYLDSWYFWPVFWVMQGTMFWALFVVGHDCGHQSFSKHKWLNDLIGHLSHTPILVPYHGWRISHRTHHKNTGNIDNDESWYPVSESQYNEMELVQKLGRYYVFLLAYPVYLFKRSPGKEGSHFSPSSPLFKSSEKWDIITSTTLWIGMVGLLGFFTFQWGWMWLLKYYAMPYIVFIVWLDLVTFLHHTEPDIPWYRGEDWTFLKGAISSIDRDYGFINHIHHDIGTHVAHHIFLNMPHYNLLKATEAIKPIMGEYFHESKEPIWKSVWRSAISCHFVPDTGSKVYYTSHHKS; the protein is encoded by the coding sequence GTGCAATCAAATACCATCGCTTTCAATAATCCTGATGACTGTGAACCGTCTGAGGATATAACCAAACTCCCCTTTACTCTTCAGGATTTGAAAGCAGCAATACCTGCTGAATGCTTTCAGCCAAGTGTGACAAAATCCCTATTTTATTTCTTTCGTGACATCTTGATTATTGGACTGCTTTATGCAGTGGCTAATTACCTAGATTCTTGGTATTTTTGGCCGGTTTTCTGGGTCATGCAAGGAACAATGTTTTGGGCTTTGTTTGTAGTTGGACATGACTGTGGACACCAATCTTTTTCCAAGCACAAATGGCTGAATGATTTGATTGGACATTTATCTCACACACCGATATTGGTTCCTTATCACGGTTGGAGAATTAGCCACAGAACTCACCACAAAAATACTGGCAACATTGATAATGATGAAAGCTGGTATCCTGTGTCAGAGTCGCAGTATAACGAAATGGAATTAGTCCAAAAGTTAGGAAGATATTATGTCTTTCTTTTGGCTTATCCGGTGTATTTATTCAAGCGTTCTCCAGGAAAGGAAGGCTCTCACTTCTCACCTAGTAGCCCGCTTTTTAAGTCTTCAGAAAAATGGGATATTATCACTAGCACTACACTTTGGATTGGCATGGTAGGTTTGCTAGGTTTCTTCACCTTTCAATGGGGTTGGATGTGGTTACTAAAATACTACGCTATGCCCTACATTGTGTTTATAGTTTGGCTGGATTTGGTGACATTTTTGCATCATACAGAGCCGGATATTCCTTGGTATCGTGGAGAAGATTGGACTTTCCTCAAAGGTGCAATTTCTAGTATTGATCGGGACTACGGTTTTATCAATCATATCCATCATGATATCGGTACTCATGTTGCTCACCATATCTTCCTGAATATGCCTCACTACAATCTGCTGAAGGCGACTGAGGCGATTAAACCAATTATGGGTGAATATTTCCACGAGTCTAAAGAACCTATTTGGAAATCGGTATGGCGTTCAGCTATTAGCTGTCATTTTGTCCCGGATACAGGTAGCAAAGTCTACTACACATCTCATCATAAAAGCTAG
- the ribH gene encoding 6,7-dimethyl-8-ribityllumazine synthase, with product MAVFEGTFAQTEPLHLAVVVGRFNDLVTGKLLEGCQDCLKRHGIDPDPHGSQVDYVWVPGSFEVPLVARQLALSHRYDAVICLGAVIRGQTPHFDYVSAEVSKGIAAASFQTGVPVIFGILTVDTMQQALERAGIKGNHGWDYAMNALEMASLMRQLRSNLTESYPRNGQSLPASFAAKNLGNLAAESEELG from the coding sequence ATGGCAGTTTTTGAGGGAACTTTTGCTCAAACGGAACCGTTGCATTTAGCAGTGGTTGTTGGTCGATTTAACGACCTCGTTACCGGGAAGCTGCTAGAGGGTTGTCAAGATTGCTTGAAACGCCACGGTATAGACCCAGACCCCCACGGTAGTCAGGTGGACTATGTTTGGGTTCCTGGAAGTTTTGAAGTGCCTCTGGTCGCCCGCCAACTCGCACTTTCCCATCGTTATGATGCGGTAATTTGTCTGGGTGCTGTGATTCGGGGACAAACGCCTCATTTTGATTATGTATCTGCGGAAGTTTCTAAGGGCATTGCCGCAGCTAGCTTTCAAACTGGTGTGCCGGTAATTTTTGGCATTTTGACAGTGGATACTATGCAGCAAGCCTTAGAACGAGCCGGAATTAAAGGTAATCATGGCTGGGATTACGCCATGAATGCCCTAGAAATGGCTAGCTTAATGCGGCAATTGCGCTCTAATCTTACAGAGTCATATCCCCGGAATGGCCAGTCTTTGCCAGCATCTTTTGCGGCTAAAAATTTAGGCAATTTAGCTGCCGAGTCAGAAGAGCTAGGCTGA
- a CDS encoding fatty acid desaturase family protein gives MTQTQAKVTFTKNYGFRKELNKRVDAYFQSQDISTRDNAAMYMKTTVILSWVVATWTFTLFGPPEIWLKVIGCIALGFGIAGIGFSVGHDANHGGYSRHKMVNNIFGYTFDIIGLSSFLWKFRHNFLHHKYTNILGHDVEIHGDGLVRMTPYMEHKWYHSFQHVFIWFIYPIIPLYWSFADVYLVMFKRKYHTYDIPTLKPLDLLVFFSGKLIWLGLFLGIPIAVGYTPIQAVVGFVITYMTYGLMICVIFMLAHVLEAAEFIEPNSDLQQINDEWAIFQIKTTVDFAPKNQFLNWYLGGLNYQVVHHLFPNICHIHYPQIAQILADVCEDFDVKYNVCATFTEALASNYRWLKLMGSAPNSD, from the coding sequence ATGACACAAACACAAGCAAAAGTAACTTTTACTAAAAACTACGGTTTTAGAAAAGAATTAAATAAGCGTGTTGATGCTTATTTTCAGTCACAGGATATCTCTACTAGAGATAATGCGGCGATGTACATGAAGACAACAGTTATTTTGTCATGGGTCGTCGCTACTTGGACTTTTACGCTCTTCGGTCCGCCTGAAATCTGGCTCAAAGTAATTGGCTGTATTGCTTTAGGATTCGGTATTGCTGGTATTGGTTTTAGTGTGGGACATGATGCAAATCATGGTGGTTATTCTCGCCACAAAATGGTCAATAATATCTTTGGGTACACCTTCGATATAATTGGTTTGTCTAGTTTCTTATGGAAATTTAGACATAATTTTCTCCACCATAAATACACTAATATATTAGGGCATGATGTAGAAATACATGGTGATGGTTTAGTGCGGATGACTCCCTATATGGAGCATAAATGGTATCATTCATTTCAACACGTATTCATTTGGTTCATATATCCCATCATTCCCTTATATTGGTCTTTTGCTGATGTTTATTTAGTTATGTTTAAACGTAAATATCATACCTATGATATTCCTACTCTTAAACCACTAGACCTGTTAGTTTTCTTCAGTGGTAAATTGATTTGGCTGGGACTTTTCTTGGGAATACCAATTGCTGTAGGATATACACCCATTCAGGCAGTTGTGGGATTTGTGATTACTTACATGACCTATGGCTTAATGATTTGTGTAATTTTTATGCTGGCTCATGTTTTGGAAGCAGCCGAGTTTATTGAACCCAATTCAGATTTGCAGCAAATTAATGATGAATGGGCAATATTTCAAATTAAAACAACTGTAGATTTTGCTCCCAAGAATCAGTTTTTAAACTGGTATCTTGGTGGACTGAATTATCAAGTTGTTCATCATTTATTCCCAAACATTTGTCATATCCATTATCCCCAAATAGCTCAAATATTAGCTGATGTCTGCGAAGATTTTGACGTGAAATACAACGTTTGTGCAACTTTTACTGAAGCATTAGCTTCTAATTATCGCTGGTTAAAGCTTATGGGAAGCGCACCAAATTCAGACTAA
- the psbZ gene encoding photosystem II reaction center protein PsbZ: MTIIFQFALISLVLTSFVLVVGVPVAYATPQNWVESKKLLWLGSGVWIALVLLVGVLNFFVV, encoded by the coding sequence ATGACCATAATATTTCAATTCGCTTTGATATCTTTAGTTCTCACATCTTTTGTTTTGGTAGTTGGCGTTCCTGTGGCCTACGCTACCCCACAAAATTGGGTGGAATCGAAAAAACTGCTCTGGCTTGGTTCCGGAGTCTGGATTGCTTTGGTGCTTTTAGTCGGTGTATTAAACTTTTTTGTAGTTTAA
- a CDS encoding aminotransferase class I/II-fold pyridoxal phosphate-dependent enzyme, which yields MNSVEQLRQAEQALLEIFSGIDAQVKHNLKRVLDAFRNHRVGAHHFAGVSGYGHDDLGRETLDKVYAQVMGAEAAAVRVQFVSGTHAIACGLFGVLRPGDEMLAVVGSPYDTLEEVIGLRGKGQGSLIEFGINYRQLELTPQGTIDWQTLSHSVADHTRLVLIQRSCGYSWRPSLSIADIEKIVHLVKQQNPNTVCFVDNCYGEFIETREPTDVGADLMAGSLIKNPGGTIVTAGGYIAGRADLVEAAACRLTAPGIGSYGGATFDQNRLLFQGLFLAPQMVGEAMKGTHLTGYVFDKLGYPVNPAPLAPRGDVIQAIKLGSAAKLIAFCKAIQQHSPVGSYLEPIPDDIPGYESQVVMAGGTFIEGSTLEFSADGPLREPYVVYCQGGTHWTHVAIALEAAMEAVGMV from the coding sequence ATGAACAGCGTAGAACAGCTGCGGCAAGCAGAACAGGCTCTATTAGAGATTTTTTCTGGAATTGACGCTCAGGTCAAGCATAATCTCAAACGTGTCCTGGATGCCTTTCGTAATCACCGTGTAGGCGCACACCATTTTGCTGGTGTTAGTGGTTATGGTCATGATGATCTAGGACGAGAAACTTTAGATAAAGTTTATGCCCAAGTCATGGGCGCGGAAGCTGCGGCTGTGCGGGTGCAGTTCGTTTCTGGAACTCATGCGATCGCTTGCGGCTTATTTGGTGTTCTCCGTCCTGGAGATGAAATGTTAGCAGTGGTCGGTTCTCCCTACGATACGCTCGAAGAAGTCATTGGTTTACGGGGTAAAGGCCAAGGTTCCCTTATTGAGTTTGGCATAAATTACCGGCAATTGGAGCTAACCCCCCAAGGAACTATAGATTGGCAAACTTTAAGTCATAGCGTGGCTGATCATACCCGTTTAGTATTAATTCAGCGCTCTTGTGGTTATTCTTGGCGACCGAGTTTATCAATAGCGGATATCGAAAAAATAGTTCATTTAGTTAAACAGCAAAACCCCAACACCGTCTGCTTTGTCGATAACTGTTATGGCGAATTCATTGAAACCAGAGAACCTACAGATGTGGGTGCTGATTTAATGGCGGGGTCATTGATTAAAAATCCTGGGGGGACAATTGTCACCGCTGGCGGTTATATAGCTGGTCGGGCTGACTTAGTAGAAGCCGCCGCTTGTCGTTTAACTGCGCCTGGGATTGGAAGTTATGGTGGCGCGACCTTTGACCAAAATCGGCTGCTGTTCCAAGGCTTATTTTTAGCTCCCCAAATGGTAGGGGAGGCGATGAAGGGGACTCACTTAACTGGTTATGTGTTTGATAAATTGGGTTATCCCGTAAATCCCGCACCCCTTGCGCCTCGTGGGGATGTGATTCAGGCGATTAAATTGGGTTCTGCGGCTAAGTTAATTGCTTTCTGTAAGGCGATTCAGCAGCATTCACCTGTGGGTTCTTATCTGGAACCTATTCCCGATGATATACCGGGGTATGAGAGCCAAGTAGTCATGGCTGGGGGGACGTTTATTGAGGGCAGTACTTTG
- a CDS encoding glutamate-5-semialdehyde dehydrogenase: MTVELLDDSPEPITSAKRAYQASLKLGFTKGVDRSRAVLAMAQALLNSFDDILEANTLDLEASKEMAVPELILDWLKLTPTRLEAAVEVLQRLGEISDPLRRVRNADYQLEDSQSYTQLMPLGVIAFVYEAFPDLGAIAAGLCIKTGNSIILKGSTEASHSNEAIANVLQNAIEEVGLPPGCVELIKAEHGASIRDLVTQDKYVNLVLPYGRSTLVQQVMRQSTCPVLKSAMGNCYLYWSLNSSLEMIRWMIMDSHESEPDQVNAIEKVLIHRQALPSSLAALWNSLKEKGFEIKADEELVEAFPHLQLVKSGEWGNSYLTKTVAFKLVDSLEDAIAWINQYSSGHADCIVTESYQESRQFALGVNSASTYINTSPRFSRNPSRGDSVFLGMSNQKGHRRGFISLETLTTVKHIVQGNGRF, from the coding sequence ATGACCGTTGAACTTTTGGATGATTCTCCCGAACCAATTACTAGCGCTAAACGCGCTTATCAAGCCTCCCTCAAGTTGGGATTTACTAAGGGAGTAGACCGCAGTCGCGCTGTGTTAGCAATGGCACAGGCGCTCTTAAATTCCTTTGATGACATTTTGGAAGCCAACACTTTGGATCTAGAAGCTAGCAAAGAAATGGCTGTGCCAGAGTTAATTTTAGATTGGTTGAAGTTGACTCCCACGAGGCTAGAAGCAGCAGTGGAAGTTCTTCAGAGGTTGGGGGAAATCTCCGACCCGTTACGGCGAGTCAGGAACGCCGACTATCAATTAGAAGATTCCCAGAGTTACACTCAGTTAATGCCTTTGGGTGTGATTGCATTTGTTTATGAGGCTTTTCCGGATTTAGGCGCGATCGCAGCTGGTTTATGTATCAAGACCGGCAATAGTATTATACTTAAAGGTAGTACAGAAGCGAGTCATTCCAACGAAGCGATCGCCAATGTCCTACAAAACGCCATTGAGGAAGTTGGTTTACCGCCTGGGTGTGTCGAACTGATTAAAGCAGAACACGGTGCTTCTATTCGGGATTTAGTTACCCAAGACAAGTACGTGAATTTAGTATTGCCCTACGGACGTTCTACCTTAGTCCAGCAGGTAATGCGACAATCAACTTGTCCGGTGTTAAAATCAGCAATGGGTAACTGCTACCTCTACTGGTCACTCAATAGCAGTTTAGAGATGATTCGCTGGATGATTATGGATAGCCATGAGAGCGAACCAGACCAAGTAAACGCCATTGAAAAAGTATTAATTCATCGCCAAGCTTTACCATCATCTTTGGCAGCTTTGTGGAACAGTTTAAAAGAAAAAGGCTTTGAAATCAAAGCAGATGAAGAACTAGTAGAAGCTTTTCCGCACTTGCAACTAGTCAAGTCAGGAGAATGGGGAAACTCTTATTTAACCAAAACCGTCGCTTTTAAACTAGTGGATAGTTTAGAAGATGCGATCGCCTGGATTAATCAATACAGTAGCGGTCATGCTGACTGCATCGTCACCGAATCTTATCAAGAAAGTCGCCAGTTTGCTTTAGGAGTTAACAGCGCATCTACCTACATCAACACTTCCCCCCGCTTTTCTCGTAATCCTTCCAGGGGCGACTCAGTATTTCTTGGTATGTCTAACCAAAAAGGACACCGCCGGGGATTTATTAGTTTGGAAACTTTAACGACTGTGAAGCACATTGTACAGGGGAATGGGCGGTTTTAG
- a CDS encoding fatty acid desaturase — MTTSIINSQKLGEDLGDPNLKLKDIIKSLPRECFQQNRRKAWTQALLSVLMVGLGYYFLAISPWFLLPLAWIFTGTALTGFFVIGHDCGHRSFAKRRWVNDLVGHIFMAPLIYPFHSWRIKHNYHHAHTNKLDEDNAWHPIRTNVFANWTPFRQSAFEGFMRKRLWWVGSIGHWALVHFDARNFKTKDQSSVKLSVAVVVIFGAIAFPSLIATTGIWGFVKFWLLPWIGYHFWMSTFTIVHHTASDVPFNTENKWNEALAQLSGTIHCDYPRWIEIFCHDINVHVPHHISTAIPSYNLRLAYSSIKENWQPYLHDECQFSWSLMKQITDQCQLYKTDIGYETFDEYYAGK, encoded by the coding sequence ATGACTACATCAATAATCAACAGCCAGAAACTAGGTGAAGACCTTGGCGACCCCAACCTGAAGCTCAAAGATATTATCAAAAGTTTGCCACGGGAATGTTTTCAGCAAAACCGTCGCAAAGCTTGGACACAAGCACTGCTAAGTGTCTTGATGGTTGGCTTGGGCTACTATTTTCTGGCAATCAGTCCGTGGTTTCTTCTGCCCCTAGCTTGGATTTTTACAGGCACTGCTTTAACAGGTTTTTTTGTAATTGGTCATGATTGTGGTCACAGGTCTTTTGCCAAACGTCGTTGGGTAAACGATTTAGTGGGACACATATTCATGGCACCCTTAATTTATCCCTTCCACAGTTGGAGGATTAAGCATAATTATCACCATGCTCATACCAACAAGTTGGATGAAGATAATGCTTGGCATCCCATTAGAACAAACGTATTTGCCAATTGGACACCCTTCAGACAGTCAGCCTTTGAAGGCTTCATGCGTAAGCGTCTGTGGTGGGTAGGTTCCATTGGACATTGGGCCTTAGTGCATTTTGATGCGCGGAACTTCAAAACTAAAGACCAATCCAGTGTTAAGCTTTCTGTGGCTGTAGTCGTGATATTTGGTGCGATCGCATTTCCTAGCCTGATTGCTACAACAGGTATTTGGGGATTTGTCAAGTTTTGGCTTCTGCCCTGGATAGGTTACCATTTTTGGATGAGTACCTTCACCATCGTTCACCACACTGCGTCAGATGTTCCTTTTAACACAGAAAACAAGTGGAACGAGGCTTTAGCACAGCTATCTGGGACGATTCATTGTGATTATCCCCGTTGGATAGAAATTTTCTGCCACGATATCAATGTCCACGTACCCCATCATATTTCTACTGCCATTCCTTCTTATAATTTGCGGCTAGCTTACAGCAGCATCAAAGAAAATTGGCAGCCTTATCTACATGATGAATGTCAGTTTTCTTGGTCTTTAATGAAGCAAATCACAGACCAATGCCAACTGTACAAAACTGATATTGGCTATGAGACTTTCGACGAATATTACGCAGGAAAATAA